A genomic region of Bacillota bacterium contains the following coding sequences:
- the nrfD gene encoding polysulfide reductase NrfD, with product MIVHSLLGGLALTNLSSWTPWGLWIALYIFFLGLSAGAFLLSSLVHVFGQEQFEPVGRDALLAAILAMMIGMLFVWLDLGHPERALNAWLFWNPRSVLAWEIRFYVLYILLLALELYFSMRTDLIRAAQGGGWRARVAGWLRLGSRDLSEIGERRDRRVRKVLGIIGIPLAIFGVHGGTGLLFAAARARPAWNTGIFPVVFVISALTSGTALALLLYWARRRLSRRPVDRELLDALARLMLALLTLDWMLQVFEYVVALYDAGPHELEILTAQFLGPFAWTFWGLQLGAGAVLPVLLLVLSRRRGDDRLKPLAALLVLAGIVGVRVNIVVPALIPPVMPGLPWSFYAPNFFEWTMAAGVFGVAFWLYTVAATLLPLEPAPAKLPASEEGEQA from the coding sequence ATGATCGTCCACTCGCTCCTGGGCGGTCTGGCGCTGACCAACCTGAGCTCCTGGACGCCGTGGGGGCTCTGGATCGCCTTGTACATCTTCTTTCTGGGGCTCTCCGCGGGCGCCTTCCTGCTCTCCAGCCTGGTCCACGTCTTCGGCCAGGAGCAGTTCGAGCCGGTGGGGCGGGACGCACTGCTGGCCGCGATCCTGGCCATGATGATCGGCATGCTCTTCGTCTGGCTCGACCTCGGCCACCCGGAGCGTGCCTTGAACGCGTGGCTCTTCTGGAACCCGCGCAGCGTGCTGGCCTGGGAGATCCGCTTCTACGTCCTCTACATCCTCCTGCTGGCTCTCGAGCTCTACTTCTCGATGCGGACCGACCTGATCCGCGCCGCGCAAGGAGGCGGATGGCGGGCGCGCGTGGCCGGATGGCTGCGACTGGGCTCCCGCGACCTGAGTGAGATCGGCGAGCGCCGCGACCGCCGCGTGCGCAAGGTGCTGGGGATCATTGGCATCCCGCTGGCCATCTTCGGCGTCCACGGCGGCACGGGTCTTCTCTTCGCGGCGGCGCGGGCGCGCCCGGCCTGGAACACCGGCATCTTCCCGGTGGTCTTCGTCATCTCCGCGCTCACGTCGGGAACGGCGCTGGCCCTCCTCCTCTACTGGGCCCGGCGGCGCCTCTCCCGCCGGCCGGTCGACCGGGAGCTCCTCGACGCCCTGGCCAGGCTGATGCTGGCTCTGCTCACCCTCGACTGGATGCTCCAGGTCTTCGAGTACGTGGTAGCTCTCTACGACGCCGGGCCCCACGAGCTCGAGATCCTGACCGCCCAGTTCCTGGGGCCCTTCGCCTGGACCTTCTGGGGGCTCCAGCTGGGGGCGGGCGCCGTCCTCCCGGTCCTGCTCCTGGTCCTCTCCCGGCGCCGGGGCGACGACCGGCTCAAGCCGCTGGCCGCCTTGCTGGTCCTGGCCGGCATCGTCGGCGTCCGGGTCAACATCGTGGTGCCGGCGCTGATCCCGCCGGTGATGCCTGGGCTTCCGTGGAGCTTTTACGCACCCAACTTCTTCGAGTGGACGATGGCGGCCGGTGTCTTCGGCGTAGCGTTCTGGCTCTATACCGTCGCGGCCACGCTGCTGCCGCTGGAACCGGCGCCTGCCAAGCTGCCGGCGAGCGAGGAGGGTGAGCAGGCATGA